A stretch of the Photobacterium sp. CCB-ST2H9 genome encodes the following:
- the gltB gene encoding glutamate synthase large subunit, which translates to MTDHALNGQGLYVPEMEHDACGIGFVAHLKNRKSHQVITQALDMLARMEHRGGQGCDPCSGDGAGILLQKPHEFLMQECQKIGLTLPAFEHYGVGVILFPKDEDKREQCREILARNAQRLGLTVLGYRVLPTDNSMIGADPLSTEPQFEHAFVTGGSEMPQDTLERKLYVLRNYTIRVCLESVANIGDDFYINAFSSKTLIYKGQLTTEQVPQYFLDLQNPAMVSALALVHSRFSTNTFPRWRLAQPFRFIAHNGEINTVRGNLNWMKAREALLQSDLFSEEELKMLLPICQEGASDSANFDMALELLVLSGRTLPHALMMLIPEAWQENPGMDPKRRAFYQYHANLMEPWDGPASVCFTDGVTVGATLDRNGLRPSRYTVTKDDFLVMASESGVVEIAPENIHFRGRLQPGRIFVADLEQGRIVSDDEVKDSIAAAQPYEEWVKDNLLHLNDLPASDYSHTQPEAEKLLHQQQAFGISNEEVNDIILPMASDSKEPLGSMGADWPLAILSHQSQHLSHYFKQLFAQVTNPPIDPIRERMVMSLKTYLGEDQNLLKEGPSHCQKLELDSPVLSDAELEKLRVIDKPHLQAKTLDIVFQASDEAGKLEQALNHLCQHAEDAVKDGYSILILSDRPVNSQHAHIPAMLAVGAVHHHLIRKGLRAKCDLVVETGDARETHHFATLIGYGANAINPYIVTQTIVSLQQRNKLDKATDADTYFNHFRKAVNGGLLKIFSKMGISTLQSYHGAQIFEALGISKAVVDKYFTGTVSRIQGLTLDDIAKEVLIRHRIGYPLRDIPLQMLDVGGVYQWKQRGEKHLFNPTTISLLQQSTRGKDYSQFKEYCHAVDSQGDHAATLRSQLQFNADPSRSIPLDEVEPIEKILKRFATGAMSFGSISYEAHSTLAVAMNRIGAKSNSGEGGEDPARFEKKENGDWERSAIKQVASGRFGVTSYYLTNADELQIKMAQGAKPGEGGQLPGDKVDDWIGATRHSTPGVGLISPPPHHDIYSIEDLAQLIFDLKNANRKSRVNVKLVSEAGVGTIASGVAKAKADVVLIAGFDGGTGASPISSIRHTGLPWELGLAETHQTLLKNGLRNRIVVQSDGQMKTPRDLAVATLLGAEEWGVATAALVVEGCIMMRKCHKNTCPVGIATQNKTLRERFDGRVEDVVTFFRYMAEGLREIMAELGFRTIDEMVGQSQHLKIRDNISHWKYKNLDLSPVLHREPARAEDGIFNQCSQNHYLEAVLDRQLIAAAQPALTRGEAVNATFPITNIDRSVGTMLSNEISKVYKDAGLPQPMHVKFKGSAGQSLGAFLAKGVTFEVEGDANDYWGKGLSGGQLVLYPDAQSDLIAEDNIIVGNVCFYGATSGESFIRGKAGERFCVRNSGARVVVEGVGDHGCEYMTGGVAIILGQTGRNFAAGMSGGVAYVWDQFNDFESKLNPELVDLDPLDSEDIELLRDMLTRHQQLTGSTVAETFLGNFEDNLGHIVKVMPRDYKAVLQKRKAAAEAQDKEALEVSHG; encoded by the coding sequence ATGACAGATCATGCGTTGAATGGTCAGGGGCTTTACGTCCCTGAAATGGAGCACGATGCCTGTGGTATCGGCTTTGTCGCCCATCTCAAGAACCGCAAGTCCCACCAGGTGATCACCCAGGCTCTGGATATGCTGGCACGGATGGAACACCGTGGCGGTCAGGGCTGTGACCCGTGCAGTGGTGACGGTGCCGGGATCCTGCTGCAAAAGCCTCATGAATTCCTGATGCAGGAATGCCAGAAAATCGGCCTGACGCTGCCGGCGTTTGAACATTACGGCGTAGGGGTCATTCTGTTCCCGAAAGATGAAGACAAACGGGAACAGTGCCGTGAAATTCTGGCCCGTAATGCCCAGCGCCTGGGTCTGACGGTGCTGGGTTACCGCGTTCTGCCAACTGACAACAGCATGATTGGCGCCGACCCCCTGAGCACTGAACCTCAGTTCGAACATGCATTCGTGACTGGCGGCAGCGAGATGCCTCAGGACACACTCGAGCGCAAACTCTACGTCCTGCGTAACTACACAATTCGCGTCTGTCTGGAAAGCGTCGCTAACATCGGGGACGACTTCTACATCAACGCATTCTCCAGTAAGACTCTGATCTATAAAGGCCAACTCACTACCGAGCAGGTACCGCAATATTTCCTGGATCTGCAAAACCCGGCTATGGTCAGTGCGCTGGCACTGGTTCATTCGCGTTTTTCCACCAACACCTTCCCGAGATGGCGCCTGGCCCAGCCTTTCCGCTTTATCGCCCACAACGGTGAAATCAACACTGTGCGCGGGAACCTGAACTGGATGAAAGCACGGGAAGCCCTGCTGCAATCAGATCTGTTCAGCGAAGAAGAGCTGAAAATGCTGCTGCCGATTTGTCAGGAAGGTGCATCCGACTCAGCAAACTTCGATATGGCACTGGAACTGCTGGTTCTGTCTGGCCGCACCCTGCCGCATGCCCTGATGATGCTGATCCCGGAAGCCTGGCAGGAAAACCCGGGCATGGATCCGAAACGCCGTGCTTTCTACCAGTATCACGCCAATCTGATGGAACCCTGGGACGGACCGGCTTCCGTCTGTTTCACCGATGGTGTTACCGTAGGCGCAACGCTGGACCGAAATGGTCTGCGTCCGTCGCGCTATACCGTAACTAAAGACGATTTTCTGGTGATGGCATCGGAGTCCGGCGTTGTTGAAATCGCACCGGAGAACATTCACTTCCGTGGTCGTCTGCAGCCAGGCCGTATATTTGTAGCCGACCTGGAACAAGGCCGCATTGTCTCTGACGATGAAGTCAAAGACAGCATCGCTGCAGCACAACCCTATGAAGAGTGGGTCAAAGACAACCTGCTGCACCTGAATGACTTACCTGCTTCAGATTACAGCCATACTCAGCCGGAAGCTGAGAAGCTGCTGCATCAGCAGCAGGCCTTCGGCATCAGCAATGAAGAAGTCAACGACATCATTCTGCCGATGGCCAGCGACAGCAAAGAGCCATTGGGCTCCATGGGCGCTGACTGGCCGCTGGCGATCCTGTCGCATCAGTCTCAGCATCTGTCGCACTATTTCAAGCAGCTGTTTGCACAGGTAACCAACCCGCCGATCGATCCGATCCGTGAACGCATGGTGATGTCGCTCAAAACCTATCTGGGCGAAGATCAGAACCTGCTGAAAGAAGGCCCGTCGCACTGCCAGAAACTGGAGCTGGATTCACCAGTTCTCAGTGATGCCGAGCTGGAAAAACTGCGTGTCATCGACAAACCGCACCTGCAGGCCAAAACACTGGATATTGTGTTCCAGGCCAGTGACGAAGCCGGCAAGCTGGAACAGGCACTGAATCATCTGTGCCAGCACGCGGAAGATGCGGTGAAAGATGGTTACTCAATCCTGATCCTGAGCGACCGTCCGGTCAATTCGCAGCACGCGCATATTCCGGCCATGCTGGCTGTTGGCGCAGTACACCATCACCTGATCCGCAAAGGGCTGCGCGCCAAATGTGATCTGGTTGTTGAGACCGGGGATGCCCGTGAAACCCATCACTTTGCCACCCTGATTGGCTATGGTGCCAATGCGATCAACCCGTATATTGTCACCCAGACCATCGTGTCTCTGCAGCAACGCAATAAACTGGATAAAGCCACCGACGCAGATACCTATTTCAATCACTTCCGCAAAGCCGTCAACGGCGGCCTGCTGAAGATCTTCTCAAAAATGGGGATCTCAACCCTGCAGTCTTACCATGGCGCTCAGATCTTCGAAGCGCTGGGGATCAGCAAAGCCGTGGTCGACAAATACTTCACCGGCACCGTATCCCGGATTCAGGGACTGACGCTGGACGACATTGCGAAGGAAGTGCTGATCCGCCACCGTATCGGTTATCCGCTGCGTGATATTCCGCTGCAAATGCTGGATGTCGGCGGGGTTTATCAGTGGAAACAGCGGGGTGAAAAGCACCTGTTTAATCCAACCACGATTTCACTGTTGCAACAGTCAACCCGTGGCAAAGACTACAGTCAGTTCAAAGAATACTGTCACGCCGTTGACAGCCAGGGCGACCATGCCGCCACCCTGCGCAGCCAGCTGCAATTTAACGCTGACCCCAGCCGTAGCATCCCGCTGGATGAAGTCGAGCCGATTGAAAAGATCCTCAAGCGATTCGCCACCGGTGCAATGAGTTTTGGCTCGATTTCCTACGAAGCCCACTCGACGCTGGCCGTCGCCATGAACCGGATTGGCGCAAAATCGAACTCAGGTGAAGGCGGTGAAGATCCGGCACGTTTTGAGAAAAAAGAAAACGGCGACTGGGAACGCTCTGCAATCAAGCAAGTGGCGTCTGGCCGTTTCGGGGTGACGTCTTACTACCTGACCAATGCCGACGAGCTGCAAATCAAGATGGCTCAGGGTGCCAAGCCAGGTGAAGGTGGTCAGTTGCCGGGTGATAAAGTCGATGACTGGATCGGCGCAACCCGTCACTCAACACCGGGCGTCGGCCTGATTTCACCGCCGCCGCACCACGATATTTACTCCATAGAGGATCTGGCGCAGCTGATTTTCGACCTGAAAAACGCCAACCGTAAGAGCCGCGTCAACGTCAAACTGGTCTCTGAAGCCGGGGTCGGCACCATTGCATCCGGTGTGGCAAAGGCCAAAGCAGACGTGGTGCTGATCGCCGGATTTGACGGTGGTACCGGTGCATCTCCGATTTCGTCCATCCGTCACACGGGTCTGCCGTGGGAACTGGGTCTGGCGGAAACCCACCAGACATTGCTGAAAAACGGCCTGCGCAACCGCATTGTGGTCCAGAGTGACGGCCAGATGAAAACGCCGCGTGACCTTGCTGTCGCTACCCTACTGGGTGCCGAAGAATGGGGGGTCGCAACCGCCGCACTGGTGGTGGAAGGTTGTATCATGATGCGTAAGTGTCATAAGAACACCTGCCCGGTCGGGATTGCGACCCAGAACAAAACCCTGCGTGAACGCTTTGACGGCCGTGTGGAAGATGTCGTTACTTTCTTCCGTTACATGGCCGAAGGTCTGCGTGAAATTATGGCTGAGCTGGGTTTCCGCACCATCGATGAGATGGTCGGCCAGTCACAGCATCTGAAAATCCGGGACAACATCAGTCACTGGAAATACAAAAATCTGGACCTCAGTCCGGTACTGCACCGCGAACCCGCACGAGCTGAAGACGGAATCTTTAACCAGTGCAGCCAAAACCACTATCTGGAAGCGGTACTGGACCGTCAGCTGATTGCTGCCGCTCAGCCTGCACTGACGCGTGGTGAAGCGGTAAATGCAACATTCCCGATTACCAATATCGATCGCAGCGTGGGCACCATGCTGTCAAATGAAATCTCCAAAGTTTACAAAGATGCCGGTCTGCCACAGCCCATGCATGTGAAGTTCAAAGGCTCCGCAGGCCAGAGTCTGGGCGCATTCCTGGCGAAAGGCGTGACCTTTGAAGTGGAAGGCGATGCCAACGACTACTGGGGCAAAGGCTTGTCCGGTGGTCAGCTGGTCCTCTACCCGGATGCTCAGTCGGATCTGATTGCAGAAGACAACATTATTGTCGGCAACGTTTGCTTCTATGGCGCAACTTCGGGTGAATCTTTCATCCGCGGCAAAGCCGGTGAGCGGTTCTGTGTCCGTAACTCCGGTGCCCGTGTAGTGGTTGAAGGCGTGGGCGACCATGGCTGTGAATACATGACCGGCGGCGTGGCCATCATTCTGGGTCAGACCGGCCGTAACTTTGCAGCCGGGATGAGCGGCGGTGTCGCGTACGTCTGGGATCAGTTCAACGACTTTGAAAGTAAGCTCAATCCGGAACTGGTAGATCTGGATCCGCTGGACAGCGAAGACATTGAACTGCTCAGGGATATGCTCACCCGTCATCAGCAACTGACGGGCAGTACCGTCGCGGAAACTTTCCTCGGCAACTTTGAGGATAACCTCGGGCACATCGTGAAAGTCATGCCGCGCGATTACAAAGCCGTGCTGCAAAAACGCAAAGCCGCGGCCGAAGCACAGGACAAGGAAGCACTGGAGGTGAGCCATGGGTAA
- a CDS encoding glutamate synthase subunit beta — protein sequence MGKATGFLEHGRELPSKIAPEVRIQDNNEFVLNDDFGSKIGTQASRCMDCGVPFCHNGCPIGNIIPEFNDAVYRDSWEEAWHILSSTNNFPEFTGRVCPAPCESACVLGINQDPITICNIEKTIVETAYREGYAKPKTPRSRTGKSVAIIGSGPSGLAAAEQLNSAGHTVTVYERDEKIGGLLRFGIPDFKLSMGVIDRKLDLMAQAGIKFVVNAHIGVDIDARELRKQHDVVLLTGGSTVPRNLPIPGRELQGVHFAMEFLGQNNRRANNMDLKTAEIHAAGKHVVVIGGGDTGSDCVGTSNRHGAASITQVEIMPMPPEKRPVNQPWPAYPMILRTSTSHEEGCDRFWNILTKEFIGNDDGQVTALRIADITWNDAKPGERPGFTEVPGSERVIPCDLAFLAMGFLHPEPQGVLAQLNIALDECGNVATEGFATNQPGIFAAGDMRTGQSLVVRCINEGRECAREIDAYLMGDSKLEAKDHSLMLSES from the coding sequence ATGGGTAAGGCAACCGGATTTCTCGAGCACGGCCGTGAACTGCCGTCAAAGATCGCCCCTGAAGTCCGCATTCAGGACAACAACGAATTCGTTCTGAACGACGATTTTGGCAGCAAAATTGGCACACAGGCGTCTCGCTGCATGGATTGCGGCGTGCCTTTCTGTCACAACGGTTGTCCAATCGGCAATATCATTCCTGAGTTTAACGATGCGGTCTACCGGGACAGCTGGGAAGAAGCCTGGCATATCCTGAGTTCGACCAACAACTTCCCGGAATTTACCGGGCGGGTTTGTCCGGCGCCTTGTGAAAGCGCCTGTGTTCTGGGGATCAATCAGGATCCGATTACCATCTGTAACATCGAGAAGACCATCGTTGAAACCGCTTACCGTGAAGGCTACGCAAAGCCAAAAACCCCGCGCAGCCGGACCGGCAAAAGCGTGGCGATTATCGGCTCCGGCCCGTCCGGGCTGGCAGCAGCTGAACAGCTCAACAGCGCCGGCCACACCGTTACGGTTTACGAGCGGGACGAAAAAATAGGCGGGCTGCTGCGCTTTGGCATCCCGGATTTCAAGCTCAGCATGGGCGTGATTGATCGGAAGCTGGATCTGATGGCACAAGCAGGCATCAAATTCGTCGTTAATGCGCACATCGGCGTGGATATTGACGCCCGTGAACTGCGCAAACAACACGATGTCGTGCTGCTGACCGGTGGCTCCACTGTGCCGCGCAACCTGCCGATCCCGGGCCGTGAGTTACAAGGCGTGCACTTTGCGATGGAATTTCTGGGTCAGAACAACCGCCGCGCCAACAACATGGATCTGAAAACAGCAGAGATTCATGCTGCCGGTAAACATGTTGTGGTCATCGGTGGCGGTGATACCGGTTCTGACTGTGTCGGCACCTCAAACCGTCATGGCGCAGCCAGTATTACGCAGGTTGAAATCATGCCGATGCCGCCGGAGAAGCGCCCGGTGAATCAGCCCTGGCCTGCCTATCCGATGATTCTGCGCACGTCAACTTCCCATGAAGAAGGCTGCGATCGTTTCTGGAATATCCTGACGAAAGAATTCATCGGCAATGATGATGGCCAGGTTACCGCACTGCGCATCGCCGACATCACCTGGAATGATGCCAAACCGGGTGAGCGTCCGGGCTTCACGGAAGTACCGGGGTCGGAGCGCGTCATTCCTTGTGATCTGGCATTTCTGGCGATGGGCTTTCTGCATCCAGAACCTCAGGGCGTACTCGCTCAGCTGAATATCGCGCTGGATGAATGCGGCAATGTCGCGACTGAAGGTTTTGCGACCAATCAACCAGGCATATTTGCTGCTGGTGATATGCGGACCGGGCAGTCACTTGTCGTGCGTTGTATCAACGAAGGCCGGGAATGTGCCCGAGAAATTGATGCTTATCTGATGGGTGATTCTAAGCTGGAAGCGAAAGACCATTCACTTATGCTGTCTGAATCCTGA